A stretch of Henckelia pumila isolate YLH828 chromosome 4, ASM3356847v2, whole genome shotgun sequence DNA encodes these proteins:
- the LOC140863282 gene encoding autophagy-related protein 101 isoform X1 produces the protein MNCEVCQLKELEVEHFEIREVLRCILHTVLFHRALGLVRPKDVDLELFEITYVQCGDIEVERKIDEKIDQFIDRVEKHPNKKNQICLSFYEVKNKQATWFTNKVERLYWEQWYINLNVAQHPKGNSGKSHYSKIVVDPVESAAEARSARRTVLEASLRDVLFQIIRFVNDKKDHVPPIPNLEGVSFPYEITISRYLKPSIKLLSYVLPSLSSSDSAFGMDMFKRMLQTGHPTMLS, from the exons ATGAATTGCGAAGTTTGCCAGCTCAAAGAACTC GAAGTTGAGCATTTCGAGATACGTGAAGTTCTCCGGT GCATTCTACACACTGTGTTGTTCCATCGAGCTTTAGGCCTAGTGCGCCCTAAAGATGTTGATTTGGAGCTTTTTGAGATTACATAT GTGCAATGTGGTGATATAGAGgttgagagaaaaattgatGAGAAGATCGACCAGTTCATTGATAGGGTGGAGAAGCACCCAAACAAGAAAAATCAG ATATGTTTGTCCTTCTATGAAGTCAAAAACAAACAGGCCACATGGTTCACTAACAAAGTTGAACGCCTCTACTGGGAACAGTGGTACATAAACTTGAATGTTGCACAACACCCTAAAGGAAATTCTGGCAAGTCTCATTATTCAAAAATAGTGGTTGATCCTGTAG AATCTGCGGCAGAGGCAAGGAGTGCTCGGCGCACTGTACTGGAAGCTTCTCTTCGTGATGTTCTGTTTCAGATAATTAGGTTTGTCAATGATAAGAAGGATCATGTTCCTCCAATACCAAACCTTGAAGGTGTTTCATTTCCCTACGAAATTACCATCTCAAG GTACCTGAAGCCAAGTATAAAGCTGCTTAGTTATGTACTGCCTTCTCTTAGTTCATCAGATTCTGCATTTGGGATGGACATGTTCAAGAGGATGCTCCAAACTGGGCATCCTACAATGCTCAGTTGA
- the LOC140863282 gene encoding autophagy-related protein 101 isoform X2, translating to MNCEVCQLKELEVEHFEIREVLRCILHTVLFHRALGLVRPKDVDLELFEITYVQCGDIEVERKIDEKIDQFIDRVEKHPNKKNQICLSFYEVKNKQATWFTNKVERLYWEQWYINLNVAQHPKGNSGKSHYSKIVVDPVESAAEARSARRTVLEASLRDVLFQIIRFVNDKKDHVPPIPNLEGVSFPYEITISSSSDSAFGMDMFKRMLQTGHPTMLS from the exons ATGAATTGCGAAGTTTGCCAGCTCAAAGAACTC GAAGTTGAGCATTTCGAGATACGTGAAGTTCTCCGGT GCATTCTACACACTGTGTTGTTCCATCGAGCTTTAGGCCTAGTGCGCCCTAAAGATGTTGATTTGGAGCTTTTTGAGATTACATAT GTGCAATGTGGTGATATAGAGgttgagagaaaaattgatGAGAAGATCGACCAGTTCATTGATAGGGTGGAGAAGCACCCAAACAAGAAAAATCAG ATATGTTTGTCCTTCTATGAAGTCAAAAACAAACAGGCCACATGGTTCACTAACAAAGTTGAACGCCTCTACTGGGAACAGTGGTACATAAACTTGAATGTTGCACAACACCCTAAAGGAAATTCTGGCAAGTCTCATTATTCAAAAATAGTGGTTGATCCTGTAG AATCTGCGGCAGAGGCAAGGAGTGCTCGGCGCACTGTACTGGAAGCTTCTCTTCGTGATGTTCTGTTTCAGATAATTAGGTTTGTCAATGATAAGAAGGATCATGTTCCTCCAATACCAAACCTTGAAGGTGTTTCATTTCCCTACGAAATTACCATCTCAAG TTCATCAGATTCTGCATTTGGGATGGACATGTTCAAGAGGATGCTCCAAACTGGGCATCCTACAATGCTCAGTTGA
- the LOC140862025 gene encoding L-ascorbate oxidase homolog isoform X2 yields MDRDTLVFAQMRKAILVLFSLAILAFWGVSDVKAEDAYKYYTWIVTYGTASPLGQPQEVILINGQFPGPRLDTVTNDNIILNLINKLDQPFLLTWNGIKQRKNSWQDGVVGTNCAVPPNSNYTYKFQTKDQIGSYTYFPSTLMHRAAGGFGALNVYARSVIPVPYAPPAGDFSLLIGDWYKTSHKGLQQTLDSGNSLPFPDGLLINCQGRTTFSGDQGKTYMFRVSNVGLSTSFNFRIQGHKLKLVEVEGSNVVQNVYDSLDAHPGQSMTILVILDQPPKDYYIVATTRFTTTVLTAIAVLHYTNSQAPVSGPLPPGPPPEIEWSIEQARTFRWNLTSNAARPNPQGSFHYGNITISRTFVLANSAPIINGKQRYAVNGVSYINADTPLKLADHFNIPGVFSLNSIPSSPSSSGAYLSTSVIGTSLHEFIEVVFQNNENTMQSWHLDGYDFWVVGFGAGQWTQSSRKGYNLVDAFTRHTTQVYPNSWTAILVSLDNQGMWNLRSTMWGRQYLGQQLYLRVYNPIPSLANEYDIPTNVLFCGKAVGLTKIHG; encoded by the exons ATGGACAGAG ATACATTGGTTTTTGCGCAAATGAGAAAAGCAATATTGGTGCTGTTTTCTCTAGCAATCTTGGCCTTTTGGGGTGTTTCTGATGTGAAAGCAGAGGATGCTTACAAGTACTACACTTGGATTGTTACTTATGGAACTGCCTCACCTCTTGGCCAGCCTCAAGAG GTTATCCTCATCAATGGTCAATTTCCAGGTCCTAGGCTTGATACTGTCACCAATGACAACATTATCCTTAACCTTATCAATAAGCTGGACCAGCCCTTTCTTTTGACATG GAATGGGATCAAACAAAGGAAGAATTCTTGGCAAGATGGTGTGGTGGGGACTAATTGTGCAGTCCCACCAAACTCGAACTACACATACAAGTTCCAAACTAAGGATCAAATCGGAAGCTACACCTACTTCCCATCGACTCTGATGCACAGAGCTGCCGGAGGATTTGGTGCGCTGAATGTGTATGCGAGATCGGTTATTCCGGTCCCCTACGCCCCGCCTGCCGGAGATTTCAGCTTGCTTATTGGTGATTGGTACAAAACCAGTCATAAG GGGTTGCAGCAGACTCTTGATTCTGGGAACTCTTTGCCTTTCCCCGACGGCTTACTTATAAACTGTCAGGGTCGGACTACCTTCAGTGGTGATCAAG GTAAAACCTACATGTTCAGAGTGTCGAACGTAGGCCTATCCACCTCCTTCAATTTCAGGATCCAGGGGCATAAATTGAAGCTAGTTGAGGTTGAGGGGTCGAATGTGGTTCAGAACGTGTATGATTCTCTTGACGCACACCCTGGTCAATCCATGACGATTTTAGTCATCTTGGATCAGCCTCCAAAAGACTATTATATCGTCGCAACTACAAGATTCACGACGACAGTTCTTACCGCAATCGCCGTTTTACACTACACGAACTCTCAGGCCCCTGTTTCCGGACCCTTGCCACCCGGCCCTCCTCCCGAAATCGAGTGGTCCATCGAGCAAGCTAGAACTTTCCG GTGGAACTTGACATCCAATGCAGCGAGGCCGAACCCTCAGGGCTCGTTCCATTATGGGAACATTACAATATCAAGGACTTTTGTTTTGGCTAATTCGGCCCCCATCATAAACGGGAAGCAGAGATATGCGGTCAACGGTGTTTCTTACATCAATGCTGACACCCCTCTAAAGCTTGCGGATCATTTCAACATTCCTGGTGTTTTCAGTCTAAATTCGATCCCAAGTTCTCCATCCAGCAGCGGTGCTTATTTATCCACATCTGTGATCGGAACTTCTCTGCACGAATTCATAGAAGTCGTCTTCCAAAACAACGAGAACACCATGCAATCTTGGCATCTTGATGGCTATGATTTTTGGGTCGTTGG ATTCGGGGCGGGACAGTGGACACAAAGCAGCAGGAAAGGATACAATCTTGTTGATGCCTTCACCAGACATACCACACAG GTATACCCAAATTCTTGGACAGCTATTCTAGTATCATTGGACAACCAAGGAATGTGGAATTTGAGGTCTACAATGTGGGGAAGGCAATATCTTGGGCAACAATTATATCTGAGAGTTTACAATCCAATTCCCAGCTTGGCCAATGAATATGATATACCTACAAATGTTCTATTCTGCGGCAAAGCTGTGGGCCTAACCAAGATTCATGGCTAG
- the LOC140862025 gene encoding L-ascorbate oxidase homolog isoform X1: MPFLPYSNLYTLVFAQMRKAILVLFSLAILAFWGVSDVKAEDAYKYYTWIVTYGTASPLGQPQEVILINGQFPGPRLDTVTNDNIILNLINKLDQPFLLTWNGIKQRKNSWQDGVVGTNCAVPPNSNYTYKFQTKDQIGSYTYFPSTLMHRAAGGFGALNVYARSVIPVPYAPPAGDFSLLIGDWYKTSHKGLQQTLDSGNSLPFPDGLLINCQGRTTFSGDQGKTYMFRVSNVGLSTSFNFRIQGHKLKLVEVEGSNVVQNVYDSLDAHPGQSMTILVILDQPPKDYYIVATTRFTTTVLTAIAVLHYTNSQAPVSGPLPPGPPPEIEWSIEQARTFRWNLTSNAARPNPQGSFHYGNITISRTFVLANSAPIINGKQRYAVNGVSYINADTPLKLADHFNIPGVFSLNSIPSSPSSSGAYLSTSVIGTSLHEFIEVVFQNNENTMQSWHLDGYDFWVVGFGAGQWTQSSRKGYNLVDAFTRHTTQVYPNSWTAILVSLDNQGMWNLRSTMWGRQYLGQQLYLRVYNPIPSLANEYDIPTNVLFCGKAVGLTKIHG; encoded by the exons ATGCCATTTCTTCCTTATTCAAATCTCT ATACATTGGTTTTTGCGCAAATGAGAAAAGCAATATTGGTGCTGTTTTCTCTAGCAATCTTGGCCTTTTGGGGTGTTTCTGATGTGAAAGCAGAGGATGCTTACAAGTACTACACTTGGATTGTTACTTATGGAACTGCCTCACCTCTTGGCCAGCCTCAAGAG GTTATCCTCATCAATGGTCAATTTCCAGGTCCTAGGCTTGATACTGTCACCAATGACAACATTATCCTTAACCTTATCAATAAGCTGGACCAGCCCTTTCTTTTGACATG GAATGGGATCAAACAAAGGAAGAATTCTTGGCAAGATGGTGTGGTGGGGACTAATTGTGCAGTCCCACCAAACTCGAACTACACATACAAGTTCCAAACTAAGGATCAAATCGGAAGCTACACCTACTTCCCATCGACTCTGATGCACAGAGCTGCCGGAGGATTTGGTGCGCTGAATGTGTATGCGAGATCGGTTATTCCGGTCCCCTACGCCCCGCCTGCCGGAGATTTCAGCTTGCTTATTGGTGATTGGTACAAAACCAGTCATAAG GGGTTGCAGCAGACTCTTGATTCTGGGAACTCTTTGCCTTTCCCCGACGGCTTACTTATAAACTGTCAGGGTCGGACTACCTTCAGTGGTGATCAAG GTAAAACCTACATGTTCAGAGTGTCGAACGTAGGCCTATCCACCTCCTTCAATTTCAGGATCCAGGGGCATAAATTGAAGCTAGTTGAGGTTGAGGGGTCGAATGTGGTTCAGAACGTGTATGATTCTCTTGACGCACACCCTGGTCAATCCATGACGATTTTAGTCATCTTGGATCAGCCTCCAAAAGACTATTATATCGTCGCAACTACAAGATTCACGACGACAGTTCTTACCGCAATCGCCGTTTTACACTACACGAACTCTCAGGCCCCTGTTTCCGGACCCTTGCCACCCGGCCCTCCTCCCGAAATCGAGTGGTCCATCGAGCAAGCTAGAACTTTCCG GTGGAACTTGACATCCAATGCAGCGAGGCCGAACCCTCAGGGCTCGTTCCATTATGGGAACATTACAATATCAAGGACTTTTGTTTTGGCTAATTCGGCCCCCATCATAAACGGGAAGCAGAGATATGCGGTCAACGGTGTTTCTTACATCAATGCTGACACCCCTCTAAAGCTTGCGGATCATTTCAACATTCCTGGTGTTTTCAGTCTAAATTCGATCCCAAGTTCTCCATCCAGCAGCGGTGCTTATTTATCCACATCTGTGATCGGAACTTCTCTGCACGAATTCATAGAAGTCGTCTTCCAAAACAACGAGAACACCATGCAATCTTGGCATCTTGATGGCTATGATTTTTGGGTCGTTGG ATTCGGGGCGGGACAGTGGACACAAAGCAGCAGGAAAGGATACAATCTTGTTGATGCCTTCACCAGACATACCACACAG GTATACCCAAATTCTTGGACAGCTATTCTAGTATCATTGGACAACCAAGGAATGTGGAATTTGAGGTCTACAATGTGGGGAAGGCAATATCTTGGGCAACAATTATATCTGAGAGTTTACAATCCAATTCCCAGCTTGGCCAATGAATATGATATACCTACAAATGTTCTATTCTGCGGCAAAGCTGTGGGCCTAACCAAGATTCATGGCTAG
- the LOC140862025 gene encoding L-ascorbate oxidase homolog isoform X3: MRKAILVLFSLAILAFWGVSDVKAEDAYKYYTWIVTYGTASPLGQPQEVILINGQFPGPRLDTVTNDNIILNLINKLDQPFLLTWNGIKQRKNSWQDGVVGTNCAVPPNSNYTYKFQTKDQIGSYTYFPSTLMHRAAGGFGALNVYARSVIPVPYAPPAGDFSLLIGDWYKTSHKGLQQTLDSGNSLPFPDGLLINCQGRTTFSGDQGKTYMFRVSNVGLSTSFNFRIQGHKLKLVEVEGSNVVQNVYDSLDAHPGQSMTILVILDQPPKDYYIVATTRFTTTVLTAIAVLHYTNSQAPVSGPLPPGPPPEIEWSIEQARTFRWNLTSNAARPNPQGSFHYGNITISRTFVLANSAPIINGKQRYAVNGVSYINADTPLKLADHFNIPGVFSLNSIPSSPSSSGAYLSTSVIGTSLHEFIEVVFQNNENTMQSWHLDGYDFWVVGFGAGQWTQSSRKGYNLVDAFTRHTTQVYPNSWTAILVSLDNQGMWNLRSTMWGRQYLGQQLYLRVYNPIPSLANEYDIPTNVLFCGKAVGLTKIHG, encoded by the exons ATGAGAAAAGCAATATTGGTGCTGTTTTCTCTAGCAATCTTGGCCTTTTGGGGTGTTTCTGATGTGAAAGCAGAGGATGCTTACAAGTACTACACTTGGATTGTTACTTATGGAACTGCCTCACCTCTTGGCCAGCCTCAAGAG GTTATCCTCATCAATGGTCAATTTCCAGGTCCTAGGCTTGATACTGTCACCAATGACAACATTATCCTTAACCTTATCAATAAGCTGGACCAGCCCTTTCTTTTGACATG GAATGGGATCAAACAAAGGAAGAATTCTTGGCAAGATGGTGTGGTGGGGACTAATTGTGCAGTCCCACCAAACTCGAACTACACATACAAGTTCCAAACTAAGGATCAAATCGGAAGCTACACCTACTTCCCATCGACTCTGATGCACAGAGCTGCCGGAGGATTTGGTGCGCTGAATGTGTATGCGAGATCGGTTATTCCGGTCCCCTACGCCCCGCCTGCCGGAGATTTCAGCTTGCTTATTGGTGATTGGTACAAAACCAGTCATAAG GGGTTGCAGCAGACTCTTGATTCTGGGAACTCTTTGCCTTTCCCCGACGGCTTACTTATAAACTGTCAGGGTCGGACTACCTTCAGTGGTGATCAAG GTAAAACCTACATGTTCAGAGTGTCGAACGTAGGCCTATCCACCTCCTTCAATTTCAGGATCCAGGGGCATAAATTGAAGCTAGTTGAGGTTGAGGGGTCGAATGTGGTTCAGAACGTGTATGATTCTCTTGACGCACACCCTGGTCAATCCATGACGATTTTAGTCATCTTGGATCAGCCTCCAAAAGACTATTATATCGTCGCAACTACAAGATTCACGACGACAGTTCTTACCGCAATCGCCGTTTTACACTACACGAACTCTCAGGCCCCTGTTTCCGGACCCTTGCCACCCGGCCCTCCTCCCGAAATCGAGTGGTCCATCGAGCAAGCTAGAACTTTCCG GTGGAACTTGACATCCAATGCAGCGAGGCCGAACCCTCAGGGCTCGTTCCATTATGGGAACATTACAATATCAAGGACTTTTGTTTTGGCTAATTCGGCCCCCATCATAAACGGGAAGCAGAGATATGCGGTCAACGGTGTTTCTTACATCAATGCTGACACCCCTCTAAAGCTTGCGGATCATTTCAACATTCCTGGTGTTTTCAGTCTAAATTCGATCCCAAGTTCTCCATCCAGCAGCGGTGCTTATTTATCCACATCTGTGATCGGAACTTCTCTGCACGAATTCATAGAAGTCGTCTTCCAAAACAACGAGAACACCATGCAATCTTGGCATCTTGATGGCTATGATTTTTGGGTCGTTGG ATTCGGGGCGGGACAGTGGACACAAAGCAGCAGGAAAGGATACAATCTTGTTGATGCCTTCACCAGACATACCACACAG GTATACCCAAATTCTTGGACAGCTATTCTAGTATCATTGGACAACCAAGGAATGTGGAATTTGAGGTCTACAATGTGGGGAAGGCAATATCTTGGGCAACAATTATATCTGAGAGTTTACAATCCAATTCCCAGCTTGGCCAATGAATATGATATACCTACAAATGTTCTATTCTGCGGCAAAGCTGTGGGCCTAACCAAGATTCATGGCTAG